AGGACAAGGGTACGCGCATGTACCGCGTCAAGGCAGTAGCCGAGCGCTACGACGTCTCGGTCGACACGATCTATCGGGCGATTGAGTCCGGCCAGTTGGACGCGTTGAAGCTGGGCACTGGTAAGGGCACCTTGCGGATTCCCGAGCACGCGCTGAGGGCCTATGAGGAAGCGTGCTCGCAGGCTGCTTACGACTCCTACGTTCTCGGCACCGCGTCAGCCGCTGAGGGCGACGAGCAGATCGGGGAGGTGGCCTGACGATGATGCCGCAGTCGAGGAAGGCCACCGGCCACGTTGATGGCCGCCCGGTCGAGTTCATCCCCACCCACCGCGACGGCAACACCAGCCCCGCCACCATGCGGGTGTCGATGACCGTGCCGGTCTCGCTGGAAGATGTCACCGCCGCCCTGTGGATCCTGGTCGACGGCGGAATGGCGATCGAGGAACTCGAAGACGACGAGTTCGCCCACATGATGGTCGTCGAAACACTGTTCGCCGAGGGCGGCACGGCCATCGCCGCCGCCCTGGCGGTCATGGACGACCTGCCCCCTGGCAGCGAACGGGCCGAAACTGCTGCCATGCTCCGCGCCCGGGTCGACAAACTCTACGGCCAGCCCCTGGCGTCCACGCGCTACGAGCTGGCCGGAGGTGTGCGGTCATGACCGAGCAGACTCTTACCCGGCTCAAGGCCGCCCGGCTGGCCCAGGAGTGGAGCGCTGCCCACGTGGTCCGCGAGCTGCGCCGCATCGCCACCGACCGGGGCGAGCACCCCTACGGGGCCGACACGGTCAAGCGGGGTCTGCGCCGCTGGGAGAACGGTTACCAGAACGTGCCCGGCTGGGCCGTGGGCCTGCTGGAGCAGTGCTACGGCCTGTCGGCCGCCGAACTGGGCATCAGCCACCCGGAACCGGACACACAGCTCATCGAGCAGGCCCGCGCCGTACTCACCGGGACCACTCCCGAGGAACCCGCCGACGACAGCGCCCCGCACGTCGAACGGGGTCCGCGTCGGCAAACCAGCACCGGCACGTGGTTGCGGCTGCTTCGCACCCAGCACCACGCCGCACCGACCGCCACGGGGGTGGCCTCATGAGCACTCAGACCCAGATCACCGAACTGACCATGCGGACCCTGCTGTACGCGGTGCCGATCAGCCACGCCCAACTGCGGGAGGCCTCGCTGCGGCAACTGGCCACCTACATCGGCCGAGTCGCCGGACGGATGCCCGAACAGGACCTCCGAGACCTGGAACACGGCATGACCCGGCTCGTCGACAACGAAGGACCGATGTTCGACCGGCAGCGCTACACCCTGGTCCAGTCCCGCGTGGCCGCCCTGGTGCCGTTTCTGACGGCCCACCAGGGCGGAGCCGAGGTCCACCCGATCGAGACCGCACCCGACCACCTCTGGCCCAACTGAGTCGACCCCCGATCGAGGGTTGACCGACCCGGTGGGCCTGTCAGAGCCGTTCCGACAGGCCCACCCTGCTCCCCTTTCGGCCCCTCCGAACAGCACCGACACCACCGGAACCACGTCCCTTACTCCGAGCCTTACTCCCCGCCTGAACGGGGACGACCGGACCGGAGTCACCATCGCGACGAACCGGAGCCGACACCCCATGACAACGCCTCACACGTCCGCGCCGAGTCCGGGCGAGCCCGGTCACCGACTGCGGGCCGTCCCCGATCCCGAACCCGGGCTCACGACCGGCACGAACAGCACCGATGAGCAGCATCGGGATAGGGCCGGAGACCCCCACCCGGAGACCCCGGACCGGACCGACTCCGCCGAGTCGACCCCGGTCCGGCGGTTGCACCTGACTCGGGCCTCGCAGATCCCTATCCGGCCGACCTACTGGACCTGGGAAGGGCGCATCCCGCGCGGTGCGATCACCCTCGGACCCGGGCGGGAAGGCATCGGCAAGTCGCTGTTTTGCTCCTGGCTGGCCGCCCAGATCACCCTCGGCACCCTCGACGGAGTCGACTACGGAACCCCGAAGGGCGTGGTCTATGCCGCCACCGAGGA
This window of the Haloactinomyces albus genome carries:
- a CDS encoding helix-turn-helix transcriptional regulator, with amino-acid sequence MQDKGTRMYRVKAVAERYDVSVDTIYRAIESGQLDALKLGTGKGTLRIPEHALRAYEEACSQAAYDSYVLGTASAAEGDEQIGEVA